One Diadema setosum chromosome 8, eeDiaSeto1, whole genome shotgun sequence genomic window carries:
- the LOC140232414 gene encoding splicing factor U2AF 50 kDa subunit-like: MDEEERRSDRRRRSRSRDRRSRSRDRRSRSRERRRRSRSRSRSRSGSRGRDRENRRRRSRSREPRKRRRKPYKYWDVPPPGFEHVSPMQYKAMQAGQIPPAVAPTPIIPEAPVPTALPPVAAAAAAVAAATPAVPVVGSQMTRQARRLYVGNIPFGVTEEAMVDFFNSKMHNVGLSQAPGPPVLAVQVNHDKNFAFLEFRSVDETTQAMAFDGIVFQNQALKIRRPKDYQPVPGMAETPTVHVAGVVSTVVQDSPNKIFIGGLPNYLNDDQVKELLSSFGPLKAFNLVKDSATSLSKGYAFCEYVDKAVTDLAIAGLNGMQLGEKKLIVQRASVGAKNALNQGQQVQINIPGLSLPGTTGPNTEILCLMNMVTTDELKDDEEYDDIVEDVREECQKYGQVRSLEIPRPINGIDVPGCGKIFVEFMTVLDAQAAQRALAGRKFANRTVVTSFYDVDKYHRREF; this comes from the exons ATCGGCGGCGAAGGAGCCGTAGCAGGGACCGTCGGAGCAGGAGTAGGGACAGGCGAAGCAGGAGCagagaaagaaggaggaggagtcGCAGCAGAAGTCGCTCCCGATCTGGAAGTAGGGGCAGGGATAGAGAGAACCGAAGGAGAAGGAG CCGCTCCCGTGAACCAAGGAAGAGGCGCCGCAAGCCCTACAAGTACTGGGACGTACCCCCTCCAGGCTTTGAACATGTATCACCCATGCAGTACAAAGCCATGCAAG CTGGACAAATCCCCCCAGCTGTTGCACCCACACCCATCATCCCCGAGGCCCCAGTTCCCACAGCTCTGCCGCCTGTGGCTGCCGCAGCAGCAGCAGTGGCTGCAGCCACCCCGGCCGTCCCCGTGGTTGGCAGCCAGATGACACGTCAGGCCAGACGGCTGTACGTTGGGAACATTCCATTCGGAGTCACAGAG GAAGCCATGGTCGACTTCTTCAATTCAAAGATGCACAACGTTGGACTATCCCAGGCCCCTGGCCCACCGGTACTGGCCGTACAAGTCAACCACGACAAAAATTTTGCCTTTCTCGAG TTCCGGTCAGTGGATGAGACGACCCAGGCCATGGCGTTTGACGGCATCGTGTTCCAGAACCAAGCCCTGAAGATCCGTCGCCCCAAGGACTACCAGCCCGTTCCGGGAATGGCAGAGACACCTACTGTCCATGTGGCAG GTGTGGTGTCTACTGTTGTCCAAGATTCACCCAACAAGATTTTCATCGGGGGCTTGCCCAATTACCTGAATGACGACCAG GTCAAGGAGCTGCTGTCTTCTTTCGGCCCTCTGAAAGCTTTCAACCTTGTCAAGGACAGCGCCACCTCCCTGTCCAAGGGATATGCGTTCTGCGAGTACGTCGACAAGGCTGTCACCGACCTG GCTATTGCTGGACTGAATGGTATGCAGCTTGGTGAGAAGAAGCTGATTGTCCAGAGAGCCAGTGTTGGAGCAAAGAACGCCCTCAACCAG GGTCAACAAGTCCAAATCAACATCCCTGGTTTGAGTCTGCCGGGCACCACGGGGCCAAACACCGAGATCCTCTGCCTCATGAATATGGTCACCACAGACGAACTCAAGGACGATGAGGAGTACGATG ATATCGTGGAGGATGTTCGTGAGGAGTGTCAGAAGTACGGGCAGGTACGCAGCTTGGAAATTCCCCGCCCCATCAACGGAATAGATGTGCCTGGTTGTGGCAAG ATCTTTGTGGAATTCATGACCGTTCTGGATGCCCAGGCTGCGCAGAGAGCCCTCGCTGGGCGGAAGTTTGCCAACCGCACTGTCGTGACGTCCTTCTATGACGTGGACAAGTACCACAGAAGAGAGTTTTAG